The Ptiloglossa arizonensis isolate GNS036 chromosome 4, iyPtiAriz1_principal, whole genome shotgun sequence genome contains the following window.
GCTCGCGAGGGCGAGTAACAACCataacgtgaagaaattcaatcGCCACATCGCTCTCGGTTCGTTTATCGTTCGCGATGGCTCGACTACTGGTTCACGTTGGCGAGTTAATAATCTCTAACGATCTGGTTTATCGTTAAAATTCATCAATCGTCGCCTCGTGATTTGTAAAATCAAACACAACGCGATGGGGATGTGATGTGGGTTTAGATTAAATCGTTGTTCCTCCGCCACGATAGTTGCCTAGTCGgattcgaaacgacgaaagcaCAACAAACGCCGCGATGGAATCGATAGCGATGCATTGGATAGTTACCCGCGTTAACGTAATGATTATTATGTTGCTCAATTTCTTGGTAGCTTCAAGACGATCGGGAAACATTTCTTCTTTTGAATTTTATCGCGTGTACTCGATGCAAATTGCTTCCCTTGTTTGCAATACTCTGCAAACACTATCCCTTTACAGGGAAAACCAGAAGTCCTCGATACCAAATTGCTTCGCCACACGAATAATTTACGATCATGGTGGGAGAAAGACATTTGGTCTGTCTTACGATCGAACATTGGAAAGTTTGTTTAACggataagagagagagagaggaacgttGAAGGATGAAAACGAAAAACCTGTTCACACCGAAAGAGTGAAGAAAAGCTTTGAAAAATAAACCTGTATCACGTGGCAGATAGAGTGACTAAACGTTGGCAAGTTACTTGACAAGGAAGACCGAACGTATAGtagattttattattaataaaataaacgtacagtagagtatattatttatttatattaaatacgtcCATGGATATGTACTCGACTTAGAGAAATTGACCCAGGAACAAGTAGGATTCGCCACGATTCCGGATGCAACCATTTTTTAATTCTGTTAATGACTGCATTTTATTAgacaaataattgaaaatttaatttcttaagtACCTTTATTACCGACAGAGGTAATAAGCTTATGGGATAGGTAACAAAGTTTATGGGAATTCCGCTCAGTAGCGaccatttcaaatttttctgttATAATTTGGGCTAGAGTTGGTGACCTGAACATCACCAATAAAATAATCAATACCCAATCTTAATATTAAATACACTGCATTTAATCATTGTTAAACGATTCCTTACAAGTAATGTATTCAGTGACTTCGTCGCTCAACGACTGATCTACATTATCTACCAACCCCTCTTTCTTGTTCTTTTTAATTCGTTTTCAATTCTTCGGTAGCAGGGGTGAGAATTAgtattttaaaagtaaaagtAAGTCCTACAGTTAACTTTGGAATGGTAATAACAAAacagttaataataatttaaaaaccgtGAAATTTACGAATGATTCGGAAAACACGATCGCTTCGGGCCTTTTACTCGTGCTCGAACGTCGCGATCTAtcgcaaaaaaaaacacacacacatacacagtgATAATGGTTAAATGATGATGACAGGAAAATTTGCAATGACATCACGGCGTCACGAAACGAGTTCGAAAATTTGCATCGATAACGGCCAAATGCTCGAAAGAACGAGTTGACCAAGGGAGGTGGAAAAGGTAGTTGAGTCTTTAATTCAAATTGACGATATGAAAAGTTTGCAACCATCATTCAGACCATCGCAAACGGCAACGGTTCGTTGCTCCGTCGTTTACACATACGTATACATACGGTGACGGACAAGCAATCCTCTTTTTCGACAAAGATGAACGCCTTGTGGATCCTCGCGTTGGCAACGACTCTTTGCGGATTATGCGATCTGCCTTGCAGTAACGCCTCCCCCGCTGCAAGTCCAGGTACGTTTTCCAGGATTTCGAAGTacctatttaaacaattttcttcttcttctcttgcgTTGTTCTTTAACGTCGCACCGACTACTTGGTCATTGGCAACATTACTGTCACttgaaagtttatatttttatatattaagtAGCAATATATTacgtttgtatatttaattacattGGGTAGTTAAACtctttgtagtttttttttctatttgatTACATTAGGTAGTTAAATAGGACTCTTTAAATAGGTAGTTAAAATACaactctttgtagttattttccTATTTAATTACATTAGGTAGTTAAACTCTTTGTAGTTttcctttctatttatttcaattagGTAGTTAAACTCTTTGTAGTTTTCTTTTCCTATTTATTTCCATAAGGTAGTTAAACTCTTTgtagttttttctttatttaattacaTTAGGTAGTTAAACTACAACTCTTtctagtttttttttctatttaattacATTAGGTACTTACTCTCTTTGTAGTTTTTTTTCCTATTTAATTACATAAGGTAATTAAACTCTTTgtacttttcttttctatttatttccatTAGGTAGTTACTTTCTTTGTAGTTTTTTTCCTATTTATTTCCATTAGGTAGTTAAACTCTTCGTagttttcttttccatttatttccataAGGTAGTTAAACTCTGTGACACAACATAGTTTAAAATCCTGGTTTTCTCTCGCAGGTTTCGCTTATATAAGTAGTCTAATTTTGGATCTTTGGGGGAAATAATATCAACTGCAGCGAAAGTTCGTATGACAGGACGGTTTTAAAATCTTATCTCTGTTAGTATTAAATTACATAGATACGCAGGCTAAGTCACGAGAAACAGAACCTTAAAGTATCtccgttatttattattctataaaaaaaactttccgaaacgaaGTTTCGCTACTTGAAAATATGCGTATTgcgataggggaaaagttgatTCaatgttatttctttcttttctttttctcttttttgttCAATCATCAATAGTTTTCTATTAAACATGTATTCTCGAAGAGAGAGCTACCACCGAgatgaatattatatattttcctaacaataacattttaaaaaagaaaagaatatctcCGAGCGATTGACTTCAGGCTCCGATAACTTCACATCCTCAAGGATTCAAAAAACTGACTACTCAATTTTAAGTACTCTGGTACTGAATTTCTAAGAATCAACGTGTAATCAGTGTAATCATTTGTAGATCTTTTTTTCGTGTACTTATTCTTCTATAATTCTCAAAAGTATCAATTTTTTCTAATATATAAACGCAACGATTTTCAGGGATCGCTTTTCCGTTGCAAGTAGCGGAACGCATCGGTAAGACCATCGAAGAATATTATTACCACGGGgatgaatattatatattttcgtaacaataacattttagaaaagaaaagaatatttccaaacgattaacttcAGATCCGCAAGGATTCAAAAAACTGACTACTCAATTTTAAGTACTCCGGTACTGAATTTCTAAGAATCAACGTGTAATTAGTGTAATCATTTGTAGATCTTTTTTTCGTGTACTTATTCTCCTATAATTCTCAAAAGTATCAATTTTTTCTAATACATAAACGCAACGATTTTCAGGGATCGCTTTTCCGTTGCAAGTAGCGGAAAACATCGGTAAGGCCATCGAAGACAGCGCGCTATCGGCACGGAATTTTTCAAGCAACCTAGAGAATAACGTGACGAGTGTCATCGAACGGGTTCTGTCTAGCATCGGTAACATTCCGCAGGAATTTGTCACGGCGATCCTGTCTTTTATAAGGAATATTTTCGCCGACATCAAAATGCTAATACAAAGAATCCTCGCGTTCGTTAAATCGATACTCAACACGATCTTTGGTTTGAGCAGCTCGAACAGCGGTAGAAATCGAAGAGAATTAACGAACATATTGGAACACCCGATCGAGTATATCGAAAACTCTCTCAACTCGACCCAGGAATACCTTGTCGATGGAATCGTAGCGAGCGTGACGACCATGATGCGTCTCTTTTGGCAGTTCTTGACGAATCAGGCGATCCCATTGTTGCACACCACCATCGACGAGATTGGAAAAGCACCGAATTTGCCACCTgctgttcgctcgttcgttaacAGCTTCGATATCGGTTACAATATGCTGCACATACTCGGTATCGTCGGTTAAACCGGAACagtatgtttcttctttttaactGTTCCGATCGCTCAATGTGAGAAGCACATTTCCCCAGGGGAATTCGATTAGAATAAAATTAATGCAACTGAGTTCGCGTTGAACGTTATTTAAAGAACACCATCGATGTTTAATAATACGACACTGATTATTTGATATGAACGGTAGAGAAGCGGGGAAAGATTCTACGCGATGTAGCGGATGTGCTCGTTGAGGACAAAGGTAAACACGGCTTGTAACTTTCCTTCTAACTgactttaaccctttgcggtcatATGTCTGCTCTCAGCCAACGCAGAAAGGAATCGTACTGATCTTGTACTTTGTTCGATTGTGTATTAGTTTATACTTTGTCTGAACGAACCTGAATGTTtaaagaatctgttcacgaacCAATATCGAGATGCTCCTATTAGAGATAATAGCACCGAGGTACTCCTATTAAAGACAATAGCACCGAGGTGCTCCTATTAGAGACAACGTGATCCAGTAAAGAGGAAAGACTCAATGGAAAACTGCATACATTGTAGCATTGTGACGATGTAAAAAGTAGAGATTGTTCTTTCAAAGGAAAGATTGTTCTTTcaaaagtaaagattgttcttTCAAAAGTAAAGATTGTACGTTCAAACTGAAAGATTAAGGACGGAAGACACCAGATTATTTTCGCGAtataaaaagtaaagattgtaCGTTCAAACGGAAAGATTAAGGGCGGAAGACACCAGATTATTTTTGcgatgtaaaaagtaaagattgttcttTTAAAAGTAAAGATTGTACATTCAGACGGAAAGATTAAGGACGGAAGACACcaaattatttttacgatacaCATAACCGAAAACCAGGACTGTACGTTGGAGACTGTTTCGAAAGATACCACACAATGaagaattataaaatagaatttttacatCTATTACATCACAAAAACATTACGTTAAAACACACTGTTCTGTGAACATATATCTAAAGTTCATAAAACAGTTAATAAATCTTGTTTGTCCTTTGTAATCTTACGTGTTATCTATCGCTGATTTTccaagggaaattaattccgaccacccgtgttttaaatttaatacgaccgcaaagggttaatccgTGGTGTCCACGTATCAGTATCGTGACGATTCAATTATGGATAATTGAACCCGCAACCATTGTGGTTGGCTCCATGTTACAGTGTTTGAAGAAACGGTAAAAAGAACTAATCGTATCGAGGTGAAGTTTTGTAACGATACTTTGCTACGTACACACGTGTCGGGATTGGAtctcgtaaaataaataaattgtattgtTGGTTCACGCGACGCTGTCGGATGTTTCTCGCCTCTGAGCGCGAATCTGACGGCGTTTCCCTTCTTGCGAAAACGCTGGTGACGCGCGAACGACGAAGAGAAAGAGACACAAAGGGCGGAGAAGATAAACGGGAGAAATCGGCCAGGTTTCCGTGTCGTCTCGTTCGCAACGATGCGGGCCGCGAGATTTCCTTCGCGATCGCCACTCGAGTCGAGCCAACGTTTGCATAACCGATGTGGGTCGCGCGCAACCCTTGCatctcactttctccgaactgATACGCACCGAGATCTAAACGGTGGCGTGTCAAGTCGGTAGACATCCAAAAAGATCACGCGTTATCAACTTGATTCTATAATTCTGtcgtatctatttttttttctttatttctaatagtataatattatattccaTATTATATTCTGtattatattctatattatattctatattatattctataatatattaGATTCTATATTAGATTCtatattatattctatattatattctatattatattctatattatattCTATGTTAGATTCTATATTAGATTCTATATTAGATTCTATATTAGATTCTATATTAGATTctatattaaattctatattaaattctatattagATTCTATATTACATTCTATATTAGAttctatatatattctatattatattCTATGTTATATTCTATGTTATATTCTATGTTATATTCTATaatattctatattatattctatattatcttctataatattctatattatattCTATACTATATTCGAACAGTACAACAGGTTTCAAGAACGATACTTATTCTGTATGTTTGTAATGCATCGTGTATCTTAAAAACAGCTGAATAGAATAGTTGGACAGTAGAGATAATACAAATCGTGAAATTATGTTACGAAAAATGGAACTTCCCTCTGCTGGAAGTATTAGGTAATCCCATAAGTAATGTTGTCTCTTATCGTATATTAAACGCTTGTATCGCATCTCGGCGATGTGTTTCTAGAAACTTTTTTCTATGAAGCTTAAAGAGTGCTCTCTCGACAGTTTATCGGTTTCGTTCGATGCAGTTCGATCGAGATTTTtcgcttgaaaaaaaatttttaaacgagccTGTGCGAATTTCATTTGCagcattgtacgctatacgaatTTTAAAAAGGTAGTACAACCACGAATACGGTTAAAAACATTTTCGAAGTGTACGGTGAACGTGCTTTGAATTTGAGAAAGTGTCgaagatggttttccaaatttcgaaaaggtgatTTTGAGCTTTCCAACGAACCGAGATCCGGTCGACCAACAGCGTTCAATCCTGAGGCATTGAAAGCTTTCATCGAGTTAGAACCACAATTGACTACCTATGAAATTGCTGAGAGATTTCCCAATACAATTGGGAAAAGGTCATCGAAACTGATGGTCAATATATCTATGGTAGAAAGTAAATacaagtattattttttttcaccgaaagtcaccGACAAAAAAAGcacattacttatgggatgacctaatgcatccatttttttgtttcttttggatCTTTAGGCGCAATAATAACAAACGGTAAGAAAGTGTTGTCGCAAATTACTTCTTTCTGCGTAAGACTGCGTAACGTGTTAAATAAAAAACATGACATGTCGTTCCATATTCATTTCTATGCTTTGAGATACTGAAACGTACAACATGGTGTGTATTTATATGTAGTAATGTATCGggtatcgataaaatttgttattcggGTCATCCCCGCGACTGTTTGtacttctttttcaattttcaaacattatGCAAGGCACTGTTGTACTCCATTCGTATCTTATTTTTTACAAACACGATATTCTTGATACCAATTATTCGGTGATGGTTGAATTGTACGC
Protein-coding sequences here:
- the LOC143145329 gene encoding uncharacterized protein LOC143145329 isoform X1, whose product is MNALWILALATTLCGLCDLPCSNASPAASPGIAFPLQVAERIGIAFPLQVAENIGKAIEDSALSARNFSSNLENNVTSVIERVLSSIGNIPQEFVTAILSFIRNIFADIKMLIQRILAFVKSILNTIFGLSSSNSGRNRRELTNILEHPIEYIENSLNSTQEYLVDGIVASVTTMMRLFWQFLTNQAIPLLHTTIDEIGKAPNLPPAVRSFVNSFDIGYNMLHILGIVG
- the LOC143145329 gene encoding uncharacterized protein LOC143145329 isoform X2, with the protein product MNALWILALATTLCGLCDLPCSNASPAASPGIAFPLQVAENIGKAIEDSALSARNFSSNLENNVTSVIERVLSSIGNIPQEFVTAILSFIRNIFADIKMLIQRILAFVKSILNTIFGLSSSNSGRNRRELTNILEHPIEYIENSLNSTQEYLVDGIVASVTTMMRLFWQFLTNQAIPLLHTTIDEIGKAPNLPPAVRSFVNSFDIGYNMLHILGIVG